The sequence CGCCGGGCAGGATAATTACAACAAATACCACCTTGACGGCAACGAAGGATCGGTACACGATAAGCTACAAATTATAAAGGCATGGGGCGATAAATATGGCGTCCCCATTATTTGCGGCGAATATGGCAGCTACGATAAGGCCGACGCCAACAGCCGGTGCCGCTACACCAAAACCGTGCGATATTACCTAAAGCAGTTAGGCATCCCCGGTATCCTGTGGGATTATAACACAAACTTCTCCATCTTTAACGGCGAACCATCGCTGGAGCATCTGAGCGATTGCATGAGGGATGCGATTGGGTATCGGGATTGATGACAAGACTGTCGTTCTATAACCCTCGTCCAGCATATTGCCGGTAGATGTGGCCGTTACTAAACGGTTCGGCTTAGCGTATGGATATTCCGGGAATACTGACCAACACATTCCGTAAGTTTCAGATCATGGAAATGCGTTTAACAATAGCGAAAATCCAATTTGATAATCAAGAGATTATCCTGATCAAAGTGTCCCGGAATTAGTTTTTCCTAATTTCAGAATATAGTGGTCAATATGACCAGAATTTCCATGTATTGATAAACATAATTACCGCCGCCATTGGGTACTGCCCGGCCTTCTTCGGTAGCGATGAACTCTACATTGCCGTTGTGGTAGGTGATCCCATCGATATACTTCCAGGTGCCGTCCGCTGCTTAGCTAAATGTAAAAGCCCGGCTTGTGGCCGGGCTTGGTATGATGGCTACATAGTCGTCCGAAGTCAGAGACGTTCGGACAGCAGGCTTCGGAGAACTGGTAGTTAATACATAATCACACCAGCACATCGCTATCAAACCAAACGTCAGGTTTATCCGCTGCATAAAATCGAAATCCTGGAGGCAAAGCTAAGTATCTCATAATATCCGACCTTTTAAAGGCAACATGATAATAATGAATTGTCTGCAATGACTTTACATCACCATCATACAAATCTGTGGTAAGCCACCATCCTGTCATATGGGTGGGTGATGGGTAACGGACGGCATTAATTACATCATTATCTAAAACACCTTTCGAAACAACAATCATTTGACTAAATGTAGGAAACAGAGGTGCCGCGTTGTGCTTATTACATTCATTAATCTGGTCAATTACGACTTTAATTGAATAATCAGCGCCTTCCACAAATCCATTCCCGTTACTTGTAAGTTCATGAATATTTATTCTACTGTCAACATCAATTATGAATTTTAATAACCATGAATGATAAGTTATAGTTTGATCCGCTTTGATTTGAGGTTTATTGTCAATAATATAGTCAATTAAGTAGGATAATAACTTTATATATTCTGACTCGTCGTGTATTTGAGTTAAAACACTTAATTCAAAATCAATAAACTTCTTTAACCCATGCGTTATTAAGTATCGTTCTTGAGATATTATTTGTATATTCCTTATAGTATTCATCATTTATTATCCAGAGTTTTATTTGCTTTCAAAATTATACTTATTGTACCACCTTGCGACCTGCTACATCCTATACATTGCGGAAAGAGTAATTGCGATGTACCGTCAGGAACAAGGGCACTTGACGGTTGATGGTCTGGCACAAAGTTACCACTTTTTGTGCCAGGAATTTTTGTACCGCAAGTGTGGCATCCAGTATCGTATCCAATTTTATTAATAGCATCTCTTTCTTCTTTGGTAAATACTTGCGCCTTTCCTCTTGCTGGGATTGACTGCCCGGCATATGGCCCAGGTTCCAATGTACTAACTTTTGCGTCTGCAATCGCATCTGTGGTCGCTACAGGAATTGGTGCTATTTCGGGCGTTCCAGCGAAGGGAATTTTACCGCCAAGAGTGAGTCCAGCAACAACCGTTGCGGCGTCTGTGGTACTTTCACTTATTACTCTTGCTTTATCAAAACCGCTGCCGTTTTGTACAGTATTTACTTTGTCATATATGCTAAGCGCCATGTCACCCGCTACATCTGCTGCACCTTGGGGGGTTTGCGTTTTAACAAATAATTGTGCTGCGGGTATTGGATTGATTATCCCTGCAATTGTATTCTTGACTGAAGTTGCTATCCCAAGTACAGCTCCGGATGCTTTAGCGGTTGTACTATTAGGGTTTTGTGCTACAGATGCTGACAAATCTGCTACCAGTTGAAATGGAACCCCCTCAAGGCCCTCTAAATCAACATTTGAAACTGGATTGTTAGAGCATGTTTGGTAGGTTGTTAATTGAGAGAATTTCTCCGCCAGCGGATCCACACTGGTCCACCTGCCAATCACCGGGTCATAGAACCTCGCGCCGTAATCGTATTGGTTAGCAAGGTCAGTCTGCAACTCCTTGCCATTATAAAGGTAGCGATTATTGATGGCATCATACAAACCATGGCGCAGGCCGAAGCTGTAATACTCATCCTCCTGCAATACCGTCGCCGTGCCGCTGTTGTTGTAGAAGGTAGAGCGCACGTTCCCCAAATGGTCTTTCAGGTTGTATTGGTAGATGTAGTTACCGCCGCCATTGGGTACCGCCCGGCCTTCTTCGGTAGCGATGAACTCTACATTGCCGTTGTGGTAGGTGATCCCGTCAATATACTCCCAGGTGCCGTCGTTGGTCGCGATACTGGTATTGCTCAGTTTCCTGCCGGTAGCATCGTAGGTGTAATTGGCCAGTTCGGTGCTGCCGTTGCGTACTTTGCGCGGCAGGTTCAGCAGGTTGTAGTCGATAGTTTTGCTGCCGCCATCGCTGGTGGCATTGCCGTTGCCGTCGTAGGCGTAGCTCCTTGTGGTGAAATTTGTGCCACTTACGCCGGTCAGCTGGTTGCCGGTATAGCCATAAGTGAGGCTGCTGTAGCTTTGCCCGCCGCGGGTAAGGGCGGTGATATTGCCCATTACATCGTAGGTCAGGCCTTCGTCCAGCGTATTGCCGGTTGAGGTGGCATTGGTCAGCCTGTTCAGCTGATCGTAGGTGTAAGTAAAACTCTTGCTGCCGCTGTAAGTACCGCTGTACAGCATTTTGCTGATATTGCCATTGTATTGTTTGCCGGTGGAGGGGCTTTCGTAGTATAATTCCTCGTTAAACAAATTGCCGCTGCTGCTAATGGTGCCAAGCCAGCCCCGCGGGTTATAGGTGTAGCCCAAATTTTGCAAAAAGCTGGCGCCATTATTGGTGCTGTGCAGGCCTTTTATCCTCAGCTGGCCAAGTTCGTTGTACAGGTTAACGGCAATAAGCGTAATGGGGTTGGTGGTGCTCCCCGAAACGATCTCTTCGTACAGGGCAACCCGGCGGCCCATGTGGTCGTAATAAAACACGTTACCTACAGCCAGTGGTACCGCATAATTCACTACATGGTAACGGCTGTTCGCTACCACCTGGTCGTTAAAATCATATGTGGGCAAGTTCACATCGTAATTGCCCGTGCTGTAAGCTGCCGCACCGCCCAGGTAATGCTGTTTGCTGGTTTGGGCCACGCGGCCTTCGGCATCATAATGGCTTACTGTCCACAACTGATCGCCGGATGTGCCATCCGGCTTTATGGTAGTGATCAGGCTGCCGGTAGGCATGCCCCTCGGCGTGGCCATGGTACCACTGCCCCAGGGGCCGTAGGCGTAGCCCGGGAAAGCGTAAGTGTCATAAAAGTTATTGCTCAGCGTACTTATCCAGCTGGCGGGCCAGGTATTGTTGGTATAGCCATAGCCCGAGGTGGTGGCCGCTTCCCAAAGGGTAGTTTGCGCATCTACAACGCTTTGCACTGCGGCACGATCTGCACTGCCGGTGCCCACTATGCCCGTCAGCACTACCCTGCCCAGGGCATCGTACTTGCTGAACAGCCACTGGTTGTTCACCCGCTGGTTGCTGTCCTGCGTGGCTACCACCTGATCAAGGGTGTTATACACCACAAAGTCCCAGCCCTTGCCCGGCAGCTTCTTTTCGGTCAGCCGCCCCCGGCCGTCGTAACGGTACTGGTAGCAAAAGTTACTGAGCGTGGTACCGCTGATAGCCCCCGTGGCATCGGGAGCAGCACCGGGTGGCAGTACATAAGCCAAAAGGCCTTTATCATCGTATACGTAATAGGTAGAAAGGATCTCCAGCGTGCTGCTTTTCCAGTTGAACGTCCGTTTCAGTACTACGCGGCCGGCCTTGTCTTTGTATTCTTCTACCGTGCCGGCCCGGCCGCTTTGCCAGTTCTCGTCTTTGCTGATCGTTACACTCAGCTGGTTGGCGCCGTATACGGCGGTATTGCTGCCGGCCCGGTTCAGCGTGCGGCTGCCGTTGCTGTTAATGGCGGCGGTATACAGGGCTACGATGCGGGTACCAGACGTATCGCTTAGCGCGGTGTTGTTGTTATTGGCATAGGCCATTTTTACGGTATGCCCGCTACCCGTGATACTGCCGCTGTAGGGTTGCCAGGCATTGCCGGGGGCGCCCTGTTCTACCGGCCTTTGCAATGGCGAAAGTTCGAACACGGTTACTGCGTAGGGCGTGGTGGTAGGGGCATAGCTTTGCCCGGTGATCTGGTAAAAGCTGTACTGCTGGCTGCCGGTATAGCCGCCGGTGCCGCTCAGGGCGGTGCCCTGGTACATGCCGGCCGTGGTGGGTGTTACGCTGTAGGGCTGGTATTTGATGGGTTCGCGGCCAAACTGGTCGTAGGCCTGGGGCTGCACCAGGTCCTGCCCGTTAGGGCTGCCGTATACCTGCACGGTTTGGATGGGCCTGCCCAGCCCGTCTAAATATTGGATGGTGCTTTGCACCGAATCTTTATTGGTGGTCAGCGTATCCAGCCGGCCCGTGGTTTTGATGACTGTTCGGGGTACCCGCGTGCGCACATAGTTTTGCGCGGTGCTTTGCCCGTAGGTATATGCAACTATGCCCAGCAGCAGTAGGGTAAACAAACCGGAGATCCGGAGAAGTGATACGATTTTCACAGCGACAGGTTTAGATGTATGGGTATTTCGATAGCCGGCCTTACTGATCGGTCTGTAAGGCTAACCTCTTTAAAGATATGGATTATGGGAGAAATTATTCCTATACCGCCTATGTTTTTTTAAAGTTAATTAATGCCTCATATCCCACAAATCTCTTGGAGGGCGCTGCGCACACATGCAAAGAATTATTTTAACAATCCACCAGTTTAGTAATTTTCCAAAAACTCATCTATCACATCTTCGCTATCCAAATTCTGAATGGCGTTTGCCAGTTTATATTGACCTTTAGCTACCGCGACGGCCGTTAGCGCAGCTGAGGTTGTACTTAAATCCCAATCTTTTGATAAGATACCTGCAGCAAGTTGTGCAAGGTCTGCAATGGCCTTATTATAATCAGCAATAAGCGCCTTGGGTAATTCGGGGTTGTTAGTCTGATGGCGCTGTATTTCGATAAGGGAAACTAAACCTAACACATTAAAATCAACGATCCCGTTTCCCTGCGCGATGCGTATCAAATGCGGCACAGCGTAGTACGATGCCAGGCCAACATCTCCCTGGTGATGCAATCCATCCCACAATTCCTGGTAAATCACATCCGCGTCTGTTGCATTATTCGCCGTTTCTAATTTTTTCAGTGCAACCGATGCATCATAAACAGAGCCATGATACCCGCCTTCAAGTTTCGCCCAGGCGGGATCATTTAAGGTTAACAAGGGATAATTTATTTTTTCCTTTGGAAAGAAGTCTCCGAGTTTCATTAGTTATATAATTTATATAAAGCTAAAAATTTATTAGTAACAGTGCCGACATTGGGCTAAAGCCCTCAAATAAAATTCCAGTATCCGTTGGCTAAAGCCAACGGCAATAAACTAACGCTTATGTTCATAACCGTCTCTTGAAAAAGGACGGCTATCGGCCAGGTGAGCAATTGGCTTTTAGCCAAACCAATCATGCCAATTACAGCGCAACCTCTCCGCGTTGAGGGATGGAAGCGGATACCGGCCCTGTGGCTAAGGCCCGTGCAGTATGAGCGGACAGCCCGGGCCGCAGGCAACGCCATAATAGTCATTAGTCATTCCGCTGCGCTGTCATTACACTTCGTTGTCATTGGGTCATTCGCTGCACTGCCATTGGGGTTACCGGCAAAAGGACGTACCCATTCATCGATACCCTCCCTATAACCGTATCTTAAACATTTAATTATCAAGCCTTTTCGTCGGCACATTTTGCCTGATTGCCGATACATCTATGCCATGGTACCCAAAGTATCCACAACTTCACATTGTATTTGATGCCGTACATCAATGCACCAATTTTAACCTGCTTTACTATGAACCACAAACAATTACTGGCAGTAATTGCCCTGGCAATTATTGCCCTTTGCGCCGCCGAAGCCTGCAAAAAGGAGAGCAACTCCACCCCCGCCACATCGGGCACCAATACCAACCTTGGCATGAGCACCACTACGCCGGCCACCGCCGTGCAAACCACCTTTGGCAGCAATATCGATCTGAACAACTTAGAGAACTACGCCGCGCAGGCCATCCCCGCCTACATTAACCGCGATAATGGCCGGGCCAACCCCATCACCAATAAGGGTGCTACGCTGGGCCGGGTGCTGTTTTATGATAAGGCGCTGTCGGTTAATAATACCATTGCCTGCGGCAGTTGCCACAAGCAAGACCTTGCCTTTGGCGATAATGTGTTGCAAAGCATTGGCGTTAACGGACTCACCACCCGCCACTCTATGCGGTTGGTGAATGCCCGCTTTGCGCAGGAGGTCAGCTTTTTTTGGGATAAACGTGCCGCCACGCTGGAAGACCAAACCACGCAGCCCATCCAAAATCATAACGAAATGGGTTACAGCGGCCAAAATGGCGACCCGGATATTACCGCGTTGGTAGCCAGGCTACAGGGTATTGGCTATTACAAGCAACTGTTTGCCTTTGTATATGGCGATGCCACCGTTACCGAGGCCCGCATTCAACTGGCGCTGGCGCAGTTTATCCGCAGCATCCAGTCGTTCGATAGCCGGTTTGATGCCGGAATGGCCTCGGTAAATAACATTAATGCCGATTTCCCTAACTTCACCACACAGGAAAATTTGGGCAAGTCGCTGTTTATTAACCCGCCATCGCCGCCGGGCACCGTGGTTACCGGCGCGGGCTGCCAAACTTGTCACCGCGCGCCTACGTTCGATATCGACCCAAATTCGCGCAATAACGGCGTCATTGGCGTAGCCGGCAGCACCACGCTGATCGATATCACCAACACCAACCCGCCATCGCTACGTAACGTGGTAAATGCCGCCGGCCGGCCCAACGGCATGTATATGCATAATGCGGCATTCGGCAACCTGCAGGGTGTGATCGATCATTACAACCAGATCCCCTTTGATGCCCGCAATACCAATTTAGATAACCGGTTGTTCAGGGGTACGCAGGGCCAAACACTGCGCCTGAGCCAGGCACAAAAGGATGCCATTATTGCCTTTTTAGGCACTTTGAGCGGCAATGATGTGTACACCAATAAAAAGTGGGGGAATCCGTTCGTGACAAATTAGGTTGATGAATTTAACCACAGAGAACACGGAGGTTTCACAGAGCGCACAGCGGCATTTGCAGGATTTGATTATGCGGAGGATTTTCCGTATATTGTATAGTCCTACGCGCGTACAGCTAATCTTATTGTACGATCCTGCAAAACACATTTCTAAATTTCGGGTAAAATTAGTTGTTTTTATTAGTAAAACAACCTGTTTGCAGGGATAAAATGGGGCAAATGCTCTTTGAAATTGATCACACAGCTACCTATTAAAGGCAAAGAGCACCTTTTTAAGTTGATTTTGGTATTATTTACTGTATCATAAACATAAAGTAGATATACGGCTAATTTTACGCCTAAAAAGGTTTTTCATGATAAGATTCTACAGTCGGCAAGTCAATAATGATAAAACAAAAAGGCCGCTCTTGCGGGCAGCCTCTTCAATTTATGATGGGTCGGTTTAGAAACCTACGGTAAAGCCGATGGACGCGTTCTTTAAGCCTTTTTGAGCAACGGTGTTGAACATATCGTTAAAATAGTACT comes from Mucilaginibacter mali and encodes:
- a CDS encoding DUF6443 domain-containing protein — translated: MKIVSLLRISGLFTLLLLGIVAYTYGQSTAQNYVRTRVPRTVIKTTGRLDTLTTNKDSVQSTIQYLDGLGRPIQTVQVYGSPNGQDLVQPQAYDQFGREPIKYQPYSVTPTTAGMYQGTALSGTGGYTGSQQYSFYQITGQSYAPTTTPYAVTVFELSPLQRPVEQGAPGNAWQPYSGSITGSGHTVKMAYANNNNTALSDTSGTRIVALYTAAINSNGSRTLNRAGSNTAVYGANQLSVTISKDENWQSGRAGTVEEYKDKAGRVVLKRTFNWKSSTLEILSTYYVYDDKGLLAYVLPPGAAPDATGAISGTTLSNFCYQYRYDGRGRLTEKKLPGKGWDFVVYNTLDQVVATQDSNQRVNNQWLFSKYDALGRVVLTGIVGTGSADRAAVQSVVDAQTTLWEAATTSGYGYTNNTWPASWISTLSNNFYDTYAFPGYAYGPWGSGTMATPRGMPTGSLITTIKPDGTSGDQLWTVSHYDAEGRVAQTSKQHYLGGAAAYSTGNYDVNLPTYDFNDQVVANSRYHVVNYAVPLAVGNVFYYDHMGRRVALYEEIVSGSTTNPITLIAVNLYNELGQLRIKGLHSTNNGASFLQNLGYTYNPRGWLGTISSSGNLFNEELYYESPSTGKQYNGNISKMLYSGTYSGSKSFTYTYDQLNRLTNATSTGNTLDEGLTYDVMGNITALTRGGQSYSSLTYGYTGNQLTGVSGTNFTTRSYAYDGNGNATSDGGSKTIDYNLLNLPRKVRNGSTELANYTYDATGRKLSNTSIATNDGTWEYIDGITYHNGNVEFIATEEGRAVPNGGGNYIYQYNLKDHLGNVRSTFYNNSGTATVLQEDEYYSFGLRHGLYDAINNRYLYNGKELQTDLANQYDYGARFYDPVIGRWTSVDPLAEKFSQLTTYQTCSNNPVSNVDLEGLEGVPFQLVADLSASVAQNPNSTTAKASGAVLGIATSVKNTIAGIINPIPAAQLFVKTQTPQGAADVAGDMALSIYDKVNTVQNGSGFDKARVISESTTDAATVVAGLTLGGKIPFAGTPEIAPIPVATTDAIADAKVSTLEPGPYAGQSIPARGKAQVFTKEERDAINKIGYDTGCHTCGTKIPGTKSGNFVPDHQPSSALVPDGTSQLLFPQCIGCSRSQGGTISIILKANKTLDNK
- a CDS encoding cytochrome-c peroxidase, with the translated sequence MNHKQLLAVIALAIIALCAAEACKKESNSTPATSGTNTNLGMSTTTPATAVQTTFGSNIDLNNLENYAAQAIPAYINRDNGRANPITNKGATLGRVLFYDKALSVNNTIACGSCHKQDLAFGDNVLQSIGVNGLTTRHSMRLVNARFAQEVSFFWDKRAATLEDQTTQPIQNHNEMGYSGQNGDPDITALVARLQGIGYYKQLFAFVYGDATVTEARIQLALAQFIRSIQSFDSRFDAGMASVNNINADFPNFTTQENLGKSLFINPPSPPGTVVTGAGCQTCHRAPTFDIDPNSRNNGVIGVAGSTTLIDITNTNPPSLRNVVNAAGRPNGMYMHNAAFGNLQGVIDHYNQIPFDARNTNLDNRLFRGTQGQTLRLSQAQKDAIIAFLGTLSGNDVYTNKKWGNPFVTN
- a CDS encoding immunity protein Imm33 domain-containing protein, translating into MMNTIRNIQIISQERYLITHGLKKFIDFELSVLTQIHDESEYIKLLSYLIDYIIDNKPQIKADQTITYHSWLLKFIIDVDSRINIHELTSNGNGFVEGADYSIKVVIDQINECNKHNAAPLFPTFSQMIVVSKGVLDNDVINAVRYPSPTHMTGWWLTTDLYDGDVKSLQTIHYYHVAFKRSDIMRYLALPPGFRFYAADKPDVWFDSDVLV